DNA sequence from the Cottoperca gobio chromosome 2, fCotGob3.1, whole genome shotgun sequence genome:
GCGCAGGCCGGCTGGACGTGGTACGGGGTGGAGGGGCTGAGCTCCGCCAGAGCCAGCTGCCTCTCTATCTCCCCGACATCCAGCGCCCGGGGCAGGTCCTGCTTGTTGGCGATGACGAGCAGCGGGGTCCCCTGGTTCTCCGAGAACCTGGTGATCTTGTGCAGCTCGGTGCGGGCCTCCTCCAGCCTCTCGGCGTCCACGGAGTCCACCACGTACACGATGCCGTCCGTGCAGCGGCTGTAGGGCTTCCACAGGGGCCGCAGCTTCTCCTGGCCCCCGACGTCCCAGAAGTGGCAGCTGATGCCCCTGGAGGCCCCCGCTCCGCCCAGCCGGATCCTCTCCGTGTTGAAGCCGATGGTGGGCACCGTGTTGACGAACTCGTTGAATTTCAGCCGGTACAGCACGGTGGTTTTTCCCGCAGAGTCCAAGCCGAGCATGACTATGTGCAAGGACTGGAAGGCACCCAAATTGGAAAAACTGTTCCCCATGTTGCAGCCTGGGAAGGACACGCACTCCAACAGTCCCAGCAGCGAGCGATATCACCGCAGGAGATGCTTAAATGTCCCGGGAGTGATCCATAGCGCGAGTCAGATCATAAGGTCGGCAAACGCGCAGAAACGCCAGATCCGCGCCACTCCTGCTCAGCAAATGTGGAGGGCGCAGCCCCTCGTTGCGCGAAGGCACTCCGGCAGCCAGATAAGCCGCAGCATCCCTGGACTCACTCCAACAGCACCAGGCACAGAAACAGTCAAATCATCGCACGCACAGCGGCGCATTCACCGTGCGTACCGCTCTCCAAATGCGCAAATTACGCGTGGCCAAATGTCACATCGTGACCGTGTGTCTCCAAGTGCGTAGCAGCTGTCATCATgtagtaacacacacaaacacaagtgctGGTGTGTCACGCGTGGCTCAGCCTCTAAATGTTGCCATGAAAGATGCGTCAAGCTGATGCAGACACCTACAAAATAAGACTTCCGGTTAGGCAAAGGTGCCTTACAAATAAAAGCCTCCCCTGCTCTGATCGGACTTCTACAGAAAGGTGAGGTCGAGGagggttttattttgaacagtATTCGTTCGTGCTTtgacttcagtgtttcctctgcGCACTGAGCTGCGCGAGCTGTTAAAACTCTGACACCTCGtggtgaaatatatataaactgtcgGCTGCTGCTTATGTTCAGATAATAACATGTGGAATAAAACTTTGcactatttttttttcattgcaaCTTTTCATATTTAGTGAGCGGATTCAGTTTTGTGTCATGGATTTATTTTGTCGTTAATAGTTGATCTGCACAAAGTTAATTTGAAACTGTTTTGGGGGAAACATGATCTCAACCAGCTGCTCTGTAGAAGCACAGATAATGTGTCATGTAATATcctccaaacacacaacatctgGCAACAATGAAAGGATGTTGATTATCTAACTTTAACAAATATAATGTGAGGTCAGGTGATTTGTTTTCTCAcgtaaagtgaaataaaactgGAGAACACAATTAAGAAATCTGAAATAGCTGCATTCACTGAGCACATCAGCTGAAACGTGCAGTCACGTTGTCTTTCATTTAACGGCCACTAGGTGGCAGCACCGCACAACAGGATGAGAtcctgcacacaaacagcatCTCTGCATTAAAGAATAGATTGTCATATGTTCAGTCTCTGCCCCATGAAACCAAGGATTTACCCTCATCTGAGAGAATGTATCTGAAACAGGGTCTCTGGGAATCTTCCATTGGTACACATACAATGGAAGATTGTCATCAACATCATTATTCTCAAAATCAATGTgacatgaacacacagtgaGGTGAGTGGCTGTTTCTCTGACCACCTTGAGACCTTCTGAAGTGGAAATGAGACGGATGTTTAGCAGAAGCATCAGATCTGTACCCAGAAAATGTATCGGACAAAAGGGCGATAATAAAAACCCATGTTTGGTGGTACCTGTGATGTCATCTAATGTATGTGAACaagtcaataataataataataataataataataataataataataataataataataataataataataataataataataataatgataagctttatttgtataacacCTTTCATaaaagaattgcagcccaaagtgtttcacagcaaaaacatagtacaagattagacagagcatttattATAGCATTtatagaattaaaatataaaatagcagaattaaaatattaaatagcagaattaaattataaaaacagaataaaaaaataaaatagcagaattagaatagtataaaaatagcctCTCCAGGGaacatcaccttatcgtggtggagaggtttgtgtgtccctatgaacctgagagctgtgttgtctggagcctagtgctcctggtagggtctcccaaggcaaattggtctcaggtgaggggccagactaagaatggttcaaaaacgacctcatgaaagaaagggaaaggaaaggagagaccctgcccggaggaagcccggggcccccgtctggagccacgcccagagggagggcccgacagtgagcgcctggtggctgggtttgccacggagcccggtcaggcacagcccgaagaagctacgtggtgcctcccatcccatactcactagcccccggctgagcgccgctacgttggagttcaccctgctggacgagagggtcgcctccctacgccttcgggttatggggggggggaactctgactgttgtttgtgcctatgccccaaaccgcagttcggagtattcgggcttcttggagaccctgaatggagccctgcagggggctccagtagggggctccgtagtcttgctgggagacttcaacgtgcacgtgggaaacgatggagacacctggagaggcgtgattgggaggaagggcctccctgatctaaacccgaacggtcgtttgttggacttctgtgctagtcatggaatggccataacaaacaccatgttcgaacataaggatgctcataagtgcacgtggtaccagagcaccctaggccaaaggtcaatgatcgatttcgtagtcgtatcatctgacctgaggccgcatgttttggacactcgggtgaagagaggggcggagctgtcgactgatcaccatctggtggtgagttggatcaaggggtgggggaagactctggacagacctggtaaacccaaacgggtagtgcgggtgaactgggaacgtctggaggaagcccctgtcctggagatcttcaactcacacctctggcTGAGCTtatcagacatccctgtggaggttgggggcattgaacccgAGTTCACCTGAAGCTGCCGTGAGGAGcagtggtctcaaggtcttaggtgcctcaaggggcggtaaccctcgtaCAACAACCTCATGAAATGAAGCAAATCtaatttcactgtgtgtcttTTACTCTCACATTACAAAACACTTTGGGCTGT
Encoded proteins:
- the arl4ca gene encoding ADP-ribosylation factor-like 4Ca yields the protein MGNSFSNLGAFQSLHIVMLGLDSAGKTTVLYRLKFNEFVNTVPTIGFNTERIRLGGAGASRGISCHFWDVGGQEKLRPLWKPYSRCTDGIVYVVDSVDAERLEEARTELHKITRFSENQGTPLLVIANKQDLPRALDVGEIERQLALAELSPSTPYHVQPACAIIGEGLDEGMDKLYEMIVKRRKSLKQKKKRQ